One Sediminibacillus dalangtanensis genomic region harbors:
- the ftsZ gene encoding cell division protein FtsZ produces the protein MLEFDTNMDQLATIKVIGVGGGGSNAVNRMIEHGVEGVEFIAVNTDAQALNLSKAEVKMQIGSKLTRGLGAGANPEVGRKAAEESKEQLEEVLQGADMVFVTAGMGGGTGTGAAPVIAQVAKEIGALTVGVVTRPFSFEGRRRSTQAVSGIDALKSNVDTLIVIPNDRLLEIVDKNTPMLEAFREADNVLRQGVQGISDLIAKPGLINVDFADVKTIMYDKGSALMGIGVATGENRATEAAKKAISSPLLETSIDGAHGVLMNITGGANLSLYEVQEAADLVTSAADQEVNVIFGSVINEELKDEIVVTVIATGFDESQLKANQPKQRPAVNNQAQPAGGEKRKEEPRRESPVQGQQVKQEEDTLDIPTFLRNRNRRR, from the coding sequence ATGTTAGAGTTTGATACAAATATGGACCAGCTTGCAACGATCAAAGTAATCGGTGTAGGCGGCGGCGGAAGCAACGCGGTCAACCGTATGATCGAGCATGGAGTGGAAGGTGTAGAATTCATCGCTGTCAACACGGATGCCCAGGCGTTGAACTTATCAAAAGCAGAAGTAAAGATGCAGATAGGCTCGAAATTGACTCGCGGGCTGGGAGCTGGTGCCAATCCGGAAGTAGGAAGAAAGGCAGCAGAAGAAAGCAAGGAACAGTTAGAAGAAGTCCTTCAGGGTGCCGACATGGTGTTTGTAACTGCTGGTATGGGCGGTGGAACTGGAACTGGAGCAGCCCCGGTGATCGCTCAGGTAGCTAAGGAAATCGGTGCATTGACTGTCGGTGTTGTGACACGCCCCTTCAGTTTTGAGGGCCGGAGACGTTCTACACAGGCAGTTAGTGGGATAGATGCGTTGAAAAGTAATGTCGATACGTTAATCGTGATTCCAAACGACCGTTTATTGGAAATTGTCGACAAGAATACACCGATGTTGGAAGCATTCAGAGAAGCAGATAATGTCCTTCGCCAAGGTGTTCAAGGTATTTCCGACTTAATTGCCAAACCGGGGCTGATCAATGTTGACTTTGCCGATGTCAAAACGATCATGTACGACAAAGGGTCTGCTTTAATGGGGATCGGTGTGGCAACAGGTGAAAATAGAGCTACTGAAGCCGCAAAAAAGGCCATTTCTTCTCCGCTGCTTGAGACATCTATCGATGGTGCTCATGGAGTACTCATGAATATTACCGGGGGAGCGAATTTAAGCCTGTACGAAGTACAAGAAGCAGCCGACTTAGTTACTTCTGCTGCGGATCAGGAAGTTAACGTTATTTTCGGTTCGGTAATAAATGAGGAATTAAAAGATGAAATCGTTGTGACCGTTATTGCAACTGGCTTTGATGAATCGCAGTTGAAAGCCAATCAACCAAAACAACGTCCTGCGGTCAACAATCAGGCGCAGCCTGCCGGCGGTGAAAAACGAAAAGAAGAACCTCGCCGTGAAAGCCCTGTGCAAGGCCAGCAGGTAAAACAGGAAGAGGATACGCTGGATATTCCTACATTTTTACGCAATAGAAATCGCAGAAGATAA
- the spoIIGA gene encoding sigma-E processing peptidase SpoIIGA, whose product MTIYLDAVWLLNFMLDWMILLLTHYIAKKPHNRLRLILGALVASFLVPLTIYYPDSFLSAWWGKGLYSLLIVWTAFGWYNASSFRTCLVWFYFVSFILGGSLIALHFLIGQQVIASSSGLLTFKTGFGDQVSWLFVLFGFPCVWWFTKNRMDKHAFDKLQMGHIFPITLTFRGKRVSTTGYMDSGNSLVDPVTREPVIICEQSLLLHWFSEEEIAAFQDVQENLQLEKLPEAWEDKLRLVPYQGVGGRSTFMLVFRPELIDTYYENKQIVTSRILIGMQFGSLATDGSYHCLLHPGILKYSTATSA is encoded by the coding sequence GTGACAATCTATTTAGATGCCGTATGGCTTTTGAACTTTATGTTGGATTGGATGATTTTATTATTAACCCATTATATAGCCAAAAAACCGCATAATCGTTTACGGCTTATTCTAGGTGCTCTTGTTGCTTCCTTTCTTGTCCCACTTACTATTTATTACCCGGATTCTTTTCTTTCTGCTTGGTGGGGTAAAGGGCTTTATTCCCTGTTGATCGTATGGACTGCATTTGGCTGGTATAATGCCAGTTCGTTTCGAACTTGTCTGGTATGGTTCTACTTTGTTTCGTTTATTCTTGGAGGTAGTTTGATTGCTCTTCACTTTTTGATTGGGCAACAGGTAATTGCATCCTCAAGCGGATTGCTAACATTTAAGACTGGTTTCGGAGACCAGGTAAGCTGGCTTTTTGTATTATTTGGCTTTCCTTGTGTCTGGTGGTTTACAAAGAACCGTATGGACAAGCACGCATTCGATAAACTGCAAATGGGCCATATTTTCCCTATCACATTAACGTTCCGTGGGAAAAGAGTATCAACTACGGGTTACATGGATAGTGGAAATTCGCTTGTTGATCCGGTAACCAGGGAGCCAGTCATTATTTGCGAACAATCTCTGCTACTTCATTGGTTTAGTGAAGAAGAAATTGCTGCTTTTCAGGATGTGCAGGAAAACCTGCAGTTAGAGAAGCTTCCTGAGGCCTGGGAGGACAAATTACGCCTGGTCCCATATCAGGGTGTCGGTGGCAGGAGTACATTCATGCTTGTCTTCAGGCCGGAATTAATCGACACGTATTATGAAAATAAGCAAATTGTCACAAGCAGGATACTTATTGGCATGCAGTTTGGAAGTCTTGCGACAGATGGCAGTTATCACTGTCTCCTGCATCCTGGCATTCTTAAATATTCAACAGCAACATCTGCTTAA
- the sigE gene encoding RNA polymerase sporulation sigma factor SigE — translation MGKWKLKLQLWWYKLLIKLRVKSKEVYYIGGNEALPPPLSKEEEHELLKRLPVGDKAARAMLIERNLRLVVYIARKFENTGINIEDLISIGTIGLIKAVNTFNPEKKIKLATYASRCIENEILMYLRRNNKLKTEISFDEPLNIDWDGNELLLSDVLGTDEDITTKDLDANVDKNLLRSALEQLNEREKQIMELRFGLIGEEEKTQKDVADMLGISQSYISRLEKKIISRLKKEFNKMV, via the coding sequence ATGGGGAAATGGAAGTTGAAGCTGCAATTGTGGTGGTATAAACTACTTATCAAACTTCGAGTAAAGTCTAAAGAAGTTTACTATATTGGTGGTAATGAGGCGCTACCGCCTCCGCTCAGCAAGGAAGAAGAACACGAGCTGTTAAAACGGCTGCCCGTTGGAGATAAAGCAGCAAGGGCAATGCTCATTGAACGGAACTTACGACTTGTCGTTTATATTGCAAGAAAATTTGAAAATACCGGTATCAATATTGAAGACTTGATCAGTATCGGGACTATCGGCCTCATTAAAGCTGTCAACACTTTCAATCCGGAAAAAAAGATAAAACTTGCTACATATGCTTCCCGCTGCATAGAAAATGAAATACTCATGTATTTGCGCCGGAATAATAAACTGAAAACGGAAATTTCTTTTGATGAACCACTGAACATCGACTGGGATGGCAATGAACTTTTGTTATCTGATGTTCTTGGGACGGATGAAGATATTACCACCAAGGATCTGGATGCCAATGTAGACAAGAACTTACTCCGAAGTGCCCTGGAACAACTAAATGAACGTGAAAAACAAATCATGGAATTGAGGTTTGGTCTTATAGGGGAAGAAGAAAAAACACAAAAAGATGTGGCAGATATGCTTGGAATATCTCAATCGTATATTTCTCGTCTGGAAAAGAAAATTATCAGCAGGTTGAAGAAAGAATTTAATAAAATGGTCTGA
- the sigG gene encoding RNA polymerase sporulation sigma factor SigG, with protein MTRHKVEICGVDTSTLPVLKNDEMRILFKKMQAGDLAAREELVNGNLRLVLSVIQRFNNRGEYGDDLFQVGCIGLMKSIDNFDLGQNVKFSTYAVPMIIGEIRRYLRDNNPIRVSRSLRDIAYKALQVREKLISKTSKEPTPMEIAEEMGISHSEIVFAMDAIQDPVSLFEPIYNDGGDPIFVMDQLSDNKDKDSTWLDNLSLKEGMQRLNEREKMILNKRFFQGKTQMEVAEEIGISQAQVSRLEKAAIQEMNKEMFE; from the coding sequence ATGACAAGACATAAAGTAGAAATTTGCGGAGTAGACACATCAACATTACCTGTTCTGAAAAATGATGAAATGCGGATTCTTTTCAAGAAAATGCAGGCAGGAGATCTTGCTGCCAGGGAAGAACTGGTCAACGGCAATTTACGGTTAGTCTTAAGCGTCATTCAACGGTTCAATAACCGCGGTGAATATGGGGATGATTTATTTCAAGTGGGTTGTATCGGCTTGATGAAATCCATAGATAACTTCGACCTTGGCCAAAATGTAAAATTTTCAACTTATGCAGTACCGATGATTATCGGGGAAATCAGAAGATACTTAAGAGACAACAACCCGATTCGGGTATCAAGGTCTTTGCGCGATATAGCTTATAAAGCGCTACAAGTAAGAGAAAAATTGATAAGCAAAACTTCAAAAGAACCGACACCAATGGAAATCGCCGAAGAAATGGGGATTTCGCACTCTGAAATTGTTTTTGCCATGGATGCCATCCAGGATCCTGTCTCTTTGTTCGAGCCGATTTATAATGATGGCGGTGATCCGATCTTTGTGATGGATCAATTAAGTGATAATAAGGATAAGGACAGCACCTGGCTGGATAATCTTTCGTTGAAAGAAGGTATGCAACGATTGAATGAAAGAGAAAAAATGATTCTGAACAAGCGTTTTTTTCAAGGGAAGACACAAATGGAGGTAGCAGAAGAAATCGGTATTTCTCAAGCGCAGGTTTCCCGGCTCGAGAAAGCTGCCATTCAGGAAATGAACAAAGAAATGTTTGAATAA
- a CDS encoding YlmC/YmxH family sporulation protein, translating into MITLSELQIKDVIVVDDGKRLGNITDLEIDVDHGRITFLVIGLKGKMMGLFGREEEVVIPWESIVTIGSDVILVKKQKEPTLYTEKSE; encoded by the coding sequence ATGATCACACTTTCAGAACTGCAGATCAAAGATGTGATTGTTGTAGATGACGGCAAAAGACTTGGCAACATTACCGATTTGGAAATCGATGTAGATCACGGAAGGATTACGTTTCTTGTAATCGGATTGAAAGGGAAAATGATGGGGCTTTTCGGCAGGGAAGAAGAAGTGGTGATACCATGGGAAAGTATTGTGACGATTGGATCGGATGTTATCCTCGTCAAAAAGCAGAAAGAACCCACTTTGTACACAGAAAAGAGTGAATAA
- the pgeF gene encoding peptidoglycan editing factor PgeF: MMKDPFQLSEESVLSIGGWHGLAPGLKAGFTTRQGGGSLPPYDTFNLGLHVKDDPDTVIANRQKLADITGFPLKDWVAAQQVHGTDIAVVSETDKGKGSKTQTDAILNVDGLITNQTGILCTAFFADCVPLYFFDPATRWIGIAHAGWRGTVNGMAEKMVSVLKEYDVQPETLLAAIGPSINVEAYQVDDKVIKLVPNGLEDEVVHRGETGTFLDLQRLNELLLQRAGLPPENINRSKLCTFKENELFFSHRREEGKTGRMLGFIGWKE, from the coding sequence ATGATGAAAGACCCCTTTCAACTATCAGAGGAATCGGTGCTTTCAATCGGGGGCTGGCATGGACTGGCACCGGGATTGAAAGCGGGATTCACCACAAGGCAAGGCGGGGGTAGCCTCCCTCCCTACGACACATTTAATTTAGGACTACATGTAAAAGATGATCCAGATACCGTCATAGCAAACAGACAAAAATTAGCTGATATAACCGGTTTTCCTTTGAAGGACTGGGTTGCTGCTCAGCAGGTCCACGGAACCGACATCGCAGTCGTTTCAGAAACAGACAAGGGAAAAGGATCTAAGACACAAACTGATGCCATCTTAAATGTCGATGGTTTAATTACAAATCAAACGGGAATTTTGTGTACAGCCTTCTTTGCCGATTGTGTACCACTTTATTTTTTTGATCCCGCGACCCGTTGGATTGGGATTGCCCACGCAGGCTGGAGGGGAACAGTCAACGGGATGGCTGAAAAAATGGTTTCTGTTTTAAAGGAATACGATGTTCAACCTGAGACTCTTTTGGCAGCAATCGGGCCGTCTATCAACGTTGAAGCTTATCAAGTGGACGATAAGGTGATCAAGTTGGTACCAAACGGCTTGGAGGATGAAGTAGTACACAGGGGAGAGACTGGCACTTTTTTGGACTTGCAGCGATTAAATGAATTGCTTCTGCAGCGGGCTGGATTGCCTCCTGAAAATATCAACAGAAGCAAGCTTTGTACCTTTAAAGAAAACGAGTTGTTTTTTTCGCACCGAAGAGAAGAAGGAAAAACTGGAAGGATGCTGGGTTTCATCGGTTGGAAAGAATAA
- a CDS encoding YggS family pyridoxal phosphate-dependent enzyme, which translates to MDVAMNVEQIQYNISEACRKAGRKEEEITLIGVTKYVTIERTEEALAAGVHHLGENRLEGFLQKYDAIGEKAKWHFIGSLQSRKVKDMINKIDMLHSLDRKSLAKEINKRAEKPVPCFVQINTSGEASKHGIEPEEALKFIDGLAQYDKIQVVGLMTMAPFVEDEEIIRQTFRRLKMLRDEIEEKHYQHAPCRYLSMGMSNDYQLAIEEGATHIRIGSKLVGQK; encoded by the coding sequence TTGGACGTAGCAATGAATGTAGAGCAAATTCAGTATAACATTAGTGAAGCTTGCCGGAAGGCTGGTCGTAAAGAAGAAGAAATCACACTCATCGGAGTGACGAAATATGTTACAATTGAGCGGACGGAAGAAGCATTGGCAGCAGGCGTACATCATTTAGGGGAGAACAGGTTGGAAGGTTTTTTACAAAAATATGACGCAATCGGTGAGAAGGCTAAGTGGCATTTCATTGGATCATTGCAATCCCGTAAAGTAAAGGATATGATTAATAAGATAGACATGCTGCATTCTTTGGACAGGAAATCTTTGGCAAAAGAAATTAATAAACGAGCTGAAAAACCTGTACCCTGTTTTGTGCAAATCAATACAAGCGGTGAAGCATCGAAACATGGAATCGAACCGGAGGAAGCTCTGAAATTTATTGACGGACTTGCGCAATATGACAAAATTCAAGTTGTCGGTTTGATGACGATGGCGCCATTTGTCGAAGACGAAGAGATCATCAGGCAAACTTTCCGCAGGTTGAAGATGCTGCGCGACGAAATAGAGGAAAAACATTATCAGCACGCACCTTGTCGTTACCTATCCATGGGAATGAGCAACGATTACCAGTTGGCCATAGAAGAAGGCGCGACCCACATTAGAATTGGTTCTAAGCTTGTCGGCCAAAAATAG
- a CDS encoding cell division protein SepF produces the protein MSFKNKLKTFFTMDDEYEYIEEEEELEVPEAASQQKGQGQNVVSLKSVQPASKVVLLEPRTYSEAQEIADNIVNRRAVVINLQRVDHNQAKRIVDFLSGTVYAVSGDIQKLGSHTFLCTPDNVDVSGTISDMFEEDLDKRW, from the coding sequence ATGAGTTTTAAAAACAAACTAAAAACGTTTTTTACAATGGATGATGAATACGAATATATCGAGGAAGAGGAAGAATTGGAGGTTCCGGAAGCAGCCTCCCAGCAAAAAGGCCAGGGACAGAATGTCGTGAGCTTGAAAAGTGTACAGCCTGCATCCAAGGTAGTACTTTTGGAACCCCGTACATACAGTGAAGCACAGGAAATCGCTGATAATATTGTCAATCGCAGAGCGGTTGTGATTAATTTGCAGCGTGTCGACCATAACCAGGCAAAGCGGATTGTCGACTTTTTGAGCGGTACCGTTTATGCTGTGTCTGGAGACATCCAAAAACTCGGCAGCCATACATTCCTCTGTACGCCGGATAATGTCGATGTTTCCGGTACGATTTCCGATATGTTTGAAGAAGATTTAGACAAAAGGTGGTAG
- a CDS encoding YggT family protein: MYQLYTILFYAIEIYSFALIAYILMSWFPGARESSFGSFLAKICEPYLEPFRKIIPPLGMIDISPIVAILVLNFATRGLAVLFGFGGF; encoded by the coding sequence GTGTATCAATTATATACAATACTTTTTTATGCAATTGAAATTTACAGTTTTGCTTTGATTGCCTACATTTTGATGTCCTGGTTTCCCGGTGCAAGGGAATCCTCGTTTGGAAGTTTTCTAGCTAAAATATGCGAACCGTATTTGGAGCCCTTCCGGAAAATCATCCCGCCGCTAGGCATGATCGATATTTCACCAATTGTTGCAATCCTGGTACTTAATTTCGCAACAAGAGGGTTGGCAGTATTGTTTGGCTTTGGCGGTTTTTAA
- a CDS encoding YlmH family RNA-binding protein, which translates to MDIYQHFRKEEQPFIDQVLSWQEELERSYQRKVTDFLDPREQKIFGSLIGGKEDFRWRLFGGSPSAERKRAILAPYYEEIVLDDFELVLLEADYPVKFVSLAHRDVMGAFLSMGIKRKKLGDLVVKDGLIQIITAAEIAPYVKMNLTNIKNAGVRFEEVSFERLMEKEEQWQEKNMTVASLRLDVLVKEIYQVSRQTAVQFIEKGLVKVNFRVVDSPAFTLEQGDLLSLRGKGRSHVKEIHGRSKKEKWKITAEILK; encoded by the coding sequence ATGGATATTTATCAACACTTTCGTAAAGAAGAACAACCTTTTATTGATCAAGTACTTTCCTGGCAGGAGGAATTGGAACGCAGTTATCAGCGAAAGGTGACAGACTTTCTCGATCCGCGCGAACAGAAAATTTTCGGTTCTTTGATTGGCGGGAAAGAAGATTTTCGTTGGCGTCTATTTGGAGGAAGCCCTTCTGCTGAAAGAAAAAGAGCCATACTTGCCCCTTATTATGAAGAGATAGTACTGGATGATTTCGAGTTGGTACTGCTTGAAGCTGATTATCCAGTTAAATTTGTCAGCCTGGCACATCGTGATGTTATGGGTGCCTTTCTTTCCATGGGAATCAAACGAAAAAAACTCGGTGATCTAGTTGTCAAGGACGGGCTTATCCAAATTATAACAGCAGCTGAAATAGCGCCGTATGTCAAAATGAATTTGACTAACATAAAAAACGCCGGTGTCCGTTTCGAAGAAGTATCATTTGAACGGTTGATGGAGAAAGAGGAGCAATGGCAAGAAAAAAATATGACGGTAGCTTCCCTTCGTCTGGACGTCCTGGTAAAAGAAATTTATCAAGTTTCCCGGCAAACAGCCGTGCAGTTCATCGAAAAAGGATTAGTGAAAGTCAACTTCCGTGTCGTTGACTCCCCGGCTTTTACTTTGGAACAGGGTGATTTGTTGTCTTTAAGGGGAAAAGGCAGAAGTCATGTGAAGGAAATCCATGGACGTAGTAAAAAAGAGAAATGGAAAATTACTGCGGAAATCTTGAAATAA
- a CDS encoding DivIVA domain-containing protein, with the protein MPLTPLDIHNKEFTRKFKGYDEDEVNEFLDQVIKDYETVIREKKDLKERLDQLNERLGHFTNIEETLNKSILVAQETAEEVKGNATKESKLIIKEAEKNADRIINEALHKSRRIAMEVEELKKQAKVFRTRLKMLVEAQLDMIENDDWDGLLTTEVDPETEYEKEAVENNY; encoded by the coding sequence GTGCCATTGACACCACTAGATATTCATAACAAGGAATTCACCCGGAAATTCAAAGGATATGATGAAGATGAGGTGAATGAATTCCTGGACCAGGTTATCAAAGATTATGAGACGGTCATTCGGGAAAAAAAGGATTTGAAAGAAAGGTTAGACCAGTTAAATGAGCGATTGGGCCATTTTACGAATATTGAAGAGACCTTGAACAAATCGATCCTGGTAGCACAGGAAACTGCCGAGGAAGTGAAGGGGAATGCCACAAAAGAATCCAAACTGATCATCAAAGAAGCGGAAAAAAATGCGGATCGGATTATCAATGAGGCATTGCATAAATCCCGTCGGATAGCAATGGAAGTAGAAGAACTGAAAAAACAGGCAAAGGTGTTCAGAACCCGTTTGAAAATGCTTGTAGAAGCCCAGCTTGATATGATTGAAAATGATGACTGGGACGGATTGCTGACCACAGAAGTCGATCCGGAAACTGAATATGAAAAAGAGGCAGTCGAAAATAATTATTAA
- the ileS gene encoding isoleucine--tRNA ligase has protein sequence MDYKQTLLMPKTAFPMRGNLPNKEPKMQEEWDQNKMYEKVQQRTEGRPLFVLHDGPPYANGDLHMGHALNKILKDFIVRYKSMAGFHAPYVPGWDTHGLPIEQALAKKKVNRKKMTVAEFRQKCAEYALKQVDNQRTQFKQLGVRGDWENPYITLNKDYEAAQIKVFGEMARKGYIYKGLKPVYWSPSSESALAEAEIEYQDKRSASIYVAFEVKDGKDVLDGDEKFIIWTTTPWTIPANLAISLHPDLDYAVVKVDGYKYVIAHDMLETVTQVLEWNDPEVIKTFKGRDAERVVTKHPFYDRDSLVVLGEHVTTESGTGCVHTAPGHGEDDFYVGNRYGLEVLCPVDEKGNFTDEAPGFEGQFYDSANKEITQKLEEVGALLKLEFITHSYPHDWRTKKPTIFRATNQWFASIKDFREDILNEIQRINWYPGWGETRLFNMVRDREDWCISRQRAWGVPIPVFYGEDRTPIITEETIEHVSKLFRKHGSNIWFEWEAKDLLPEGYTSEHSPNGKFTKETDIMDVWFDSGSSHEAVLKGRPELQRPADVYLEGSDQYRGWFNSSISTAVAVTGKAPYEAIISHGFALDGQGRKMSKSVGNVVVPSKIMKQYGADILRLWVASVDYQADVRISDEIIKQTSEGYRKIRNTFRFMLGNLQDFDPSKDKVSYEDLEEVDRYMLIQLQELIEKVRHAYDHYEFSTIYNNIHNFCSISLSSFYLDFAKDVLYIESANDHRRRSIQTVYHQILTALVKLLSPIISHTADEVWQYIPGTEAESVQLTDMPQPEQFEGQDELKQKWDRFMDIRDDILKALEEARAEKVIGKSLEATIQVVPNDSETKDLLNSIEYLQQLLIVSGLEIQQSNSEAKRYEHVAVRVEKHPGEKCERCWVSSETVGEDEQHPELCSRCAEVVKEHYADLV, from the coding sequence ATGGATTATAAACAAACGTTGCTCATGCCAAAGACAGCTTTTCCGATGCGGGGAAACTTGCCGAACAAAGAGCCGAAGATGCAGGAAGAATGGGATCAGAACAAGATGTACGAAAAAGTCCAGCAGCGCACGGAAGGAAGACCGCTATTCGTCCTTCATGATGGACCTCCATACGCTAATGGGGACCTGCATATGGGGCACGCCTTGAATAAGATACTGAAAGATTTTATTGTAAGGTATAAGTCAATGGCCGGCTTCCATGCTCCGTATGTTCCCGGTTGGGACACCCACGGATTGCCGATTGAACAGGCGCTGGCAAAAAAGAAAGTCAACCGCAAGAAAATGACGGTGGCTGAATTTAGACAAAAGTGTGCGGAATATGCTTTAAAGCAAGTCGATAATCAACGGACGCAGTTTAAGCAGCTGGGAGTTCGTGGCGATTGGGAAAATCCTTATATTACATTGAACAAGGATTATGAAGCTGCCCAGATCAAGGTTTTCGGTGAGATGGCGAGAAAGGGATATATTTATAAAGGGCTTAAACCGGTTTATTGGTCCCCTTCTTCTGAGTCAGCGCTTGCCGAGGCGGAAATTGAATACCAAGATAAGCGATCGGCTTCCATTTATGTTGCGTTTGAGGTGAAAGACGGGAAAGATGTCCTGGATGGTGATGAGAAATTCATCATTTGGACGACAACTCCATGGACGATCCCTGCCAACCTGGCGATCAGTCTTCACCCTGACTTGGATTATGCAGTAGTGAAAGTGGATGGTTACAAGTACGTAATCGCTCATGACATGCTGGAGACTGTTACCCAAGTGCTTGAGTGGAACGATCCAGAAGTAATCAAGACGTTTAAAGGCAGGGATGCAGAGCGCGTCGTCACGAAGCATCCTTTTTACGACCGTGACTCCCTGGTAGTGCTTGGGGAACATGTCACAACAGAAAGTGGTACTGGGTGTGTTCACACTGCACCTGGGCATGGGGAAGACGACTTTTATGTAGGCAACAGATATGGTCTTGAGGTGCTTTGCCCGGTTGATGAAAAAGGAAACTTCACCGATGAAGCACCTGGTTTTGAAGGGCAATTTTATGATTCTGCCAATAAAGAGATCACACAAAAGTTGGAGGAAGTGGGTGCCTTATTAAAACTCGAATTTATTACGCACTCCTATCCTCATGACTGGAGAACGAAAAAACCGACTATTTTCCGTGCAACCAATCAATGGTTTGCTTCCATCAAAGATTTTCGCGAAGATATCCTGAATGAAATTCAACGAATCAACTGGTACCCTGGCTGGGGTGAAACGAGACTGTTCAACATGGTCCGAGATCGGGAAGATTGGTGTATCTCGCGTCAAAGAGCTTGGGGAGTACCAATTCCGGTGTTTTACGGAGAGGATCGTACACCTATCATTACCGAGGAAACGATTGAACATGTCTCCAAATTGTTCCGGAAGCATGGATCAAACATCTGGTTTGAATGGGAGGCGAAAGATCTGCTTCCGGAAGGATACACTTCCGAACACAGTCCTAACGGCAAGTTTACAAAGGAAACAGATATCATGGATGTATGGTTCGATTCCGGTTCCTCCCATGAAGCCGTTTTGAAAGGCCGCCCGGAACTTCAACGGCCGGCAGACGTTTATTTGGAAGGATCCGACCAATATCGCGGTTGGTTTAACTCGTCCATTTCCACTGCGGTGGCTGTGACAGGAAAGGCACCATATGAAGCAATTATCAGCCATGGTTTTGCACTGGATGGTCAAGGCAGAAAAATGAGTAAGTCGGTAGGTAATGTAGTCGTTCCTTCTAAAATCATGAAACAATATGGTGCGGATATTTTAAGACTATGGGTTGCTTCTGTCGATTATCAGGCAGATGTGAGAATTTCGGATGAAATCATCAAGCAAACTTCTGAAGGGTATCGTAAGATTCGTAATACGTTCCGTTTTATGCTCGGAAACCTGCAGGACTTTGATCCATCCAAAGATAAAGTGTCTTATGAAGATTTAGAAGAAGTGGACCGTTACATGCTGATTCAATTGCAGGAGCTTATCGAGAAAGTACGACATGCTTATGATCATTACGAATTCTCGACTATTTATAACAATATCCACAATTTCTGTTCGATTTCGTTAAGTTCTTTCTATTTAGATTTTGCCAAAGATGTATTGTATATTGAATCGGCCAACGATCATAGAAGAAGAAGCATCCAGACCGTCTACCATCAAATTTTGACGGCATTGGTCAAGCTATTGTCACCGATTATTTCCCATACCGCCGATGAGGTTTGGCAGTATATTCCTGGTACAGAAGCGGAAAGTGTACAATTGACCGATATGCCACAGCCAGAACAATTCGAGGGTCAGGATGAACTGAAGCAAAAATGGGATCGGTTTATGGATATTCGGGATGATATCCTGAAAGCGTTGGAAGAAGCACGTGCAGAGAAAGTCATCGGAAAATCATTGGAGGCAACTATTCAAGTTGTGCCAAATGATTCTGAAACAAAAGATTTGCTGAACAGTATTGAATACCTCCAACAATTGTTGATTGTTTCTGGTTTGGAAATCCAGCAAAGCAATTCGGAAGCGAAACGATACGAGCATGTTGCTGTTCGGGTTGAAAAACATCCGGGAGAAAAATGTGAACGCTGCTGGGTATCATCGGAGACAGTAGGGGAAGATGAGCAGCATCCAGAGCTTTGCTCCCGCTGTGCAGAGGTAGTGAAAGAGCATTACGCAGATCTCGTTTAG
- the lspA gene encoding signal peptidase II: protein MQYYILAVIIVLIDQLSKWWIIKNLEIGEQFPVIENFFYITSHRNTGAAWGMLEGQMWFFYIVTAVVVLIVIYYIRKFARTSKWMGLALGLILGGAVGNFIDRLFRKEVVDFFDVYLGSYDYPIFNVADSALVCGVIIVLIMTFVDEKKKGRTAK from the coding sequence GTGCAATATTACATACTGGCAGTAATCATTGTCCTGATTGATCAACTATCCAAATGGTGGATTATCAAGAATCTGGAAATAGGCGAACAATTTCCTGTCATAGAGAATTTTTTCTATATAACCTCCCATCGCAACACCGGGGCAGCATGGGGCATGTTGGAAGGCCAAATGTGGTTCTTTTATATTGTCACGGCTGTTGTGGTGCTGATTGTGATTTATTATATCAGGAAGTTTGCAAGGACAAGCAAATGGATGGGATTGGCATTGGGATTAATTTTGGGTGGAGCAGTCGGTAATTTCATTGACCGCTTGTTCCGGAAAGAGGTTGTCGACTTTTTTGATGTATATTTAGGCAGCTATGACTATCCCATATTCAATGTTGCTGATTCGGCTCTTGTTTGCGGAGTGATCATTGTTTTGATTATGACTTTTGTCGATGAGAAGAAGAAAGGAAGAACTGCAAAATGA